The region CTGCCTCTCGGAACCTGGCGCTGGCTCGAACCCCGCCCAGATGACGACCACCGCCGAGAAGACCGAGGACGGCTATCGTCTCTCCGGCGAGAAGCAGTGGATCACCAACGGCCAGCGCGCGGGCGTCTACATCGTCTTCGCCAAAACCGACCCCGAAGACCGCGGCTCCATCACCCAGTTCCTCGTTCCCGCTGACTACGACGGCGTCGAGGTGGGCAAAAAGGAGCACAAACTCGGCCTCCGAGCCAGCGACACCACGGGGATGACGTTCGACGGCGTCGAGATTCCCGAGAAATACCGGCTCACGCCGGAGGGAGAGGGACTCTCAGCTGCCTTCCGCATCCTGACCGGTGGCCGGCTGGGAATCGCCTCGCAGGCCCTCGGCGTCGCACAGGCCGCGCTGGACGAAGCCGTCGACTACGCCGGCAACCGCGAACAGTTCGGCAAGCCCATCGGCGAGATCCAGACCATCCGGCACAAGATTGCGGACATGGCCACGCAGGTCCAAGCGTCACGCCTGCTCTGTCGTGAAGCCGCCCGGATGGCCGACAACGGCGAGGACCCCCGCACCATCGCGTCGATGGCGAAATACTTCGCCAGCGAGGCGGCGATGGATGTGACCAACGAGGCAGTCCAAATTCACGGTGGCTACGGCTACATGTCTGAGTTCGACGTGGAGCGGTTCTACCGTGACGCCAAGATCACGACCATCTACGAGGGGACCAGCGAGATCCAGAAAACCATCATCGCGCGGGACCTGCTGGACTGAGTCGCTCTCGTATTGGGGATTAATTTAGCACCGTGACGCAGTCCGCGGTATGGAGCTTCTCGACCCCGTCGACCAGGAGACGGCCCTCGCCGGCCGCGCAGATTGGTTCACAGAAGACACTTGGCGACGGCTCGCCGAGCACCCCCTCGAGAGCGTCGACACGGAGTACCCACACCACAGCGGCGCCGTCGACGGCCCAGACGACACCGTCCACCCGAAGGCAGACCACCCAGTTTTCTACGGCTGCTACGACTGGCACTCGGCCGTCCACAGCCACTGGTCGCTGATCCGCCAACTGCGGCTGGCCGACGACCATCCCGAGGAGGCGGCCATCGTCGAGAGCATCGACGACCGCCTCACTCCCGAAAACGTGGCGGGGGAACGCACTTACTTCGAGGAGAACCCCGGGTTCGAGCAGCCCTACGGGTGGGCCTGGCTGCTGCGGCTGGCTGCCGAACTCCAGCTCTGGGACGACCCGCGGGCCGACCGCTGGAGCGACGCACTCGCGCCGCTTGAGACGTGTATCGTCGACCTCGTCGGGAGTGAGCTCCTCACACAGGAGCGCCCGTTCAGGGTGGGCACGCACGGCAACTCCGCGTTCGCGCTCTCGGGTGTGCTGGACTACGCCTGCGTGGTCGGCAACGAGGCGCTTGCGGATGCCGCGACGGCGACTGCTTGGCGATTCTACGAGCAGGACGAAGACGCGCCGGTGGCCTATGAGCCACTGGGATGGGACTTCCTCTCTCCGACGCTTGCGGAGGCGACCCTCATGCGCCGCGTTCTGACTCCTGCAGAATTCACCGACTGGACCGACGGCTTCCTGCCGACCGCTGGCGAACTCCGGATGAGCGGGTTTCTCGATCCCGTTGACGTGGCCGACGACGAGGACGGGGTCGCGCTCCACCTCGTCGGCCTGAACGTCGCGAAGTCGTGGGCATTCGCCGGACTCGACGAGGCGCTGGACGACGAACGCGCGCCGCTGTTCCGCGAGGCAGCAGCGGTCCACCTCCAGCCCGGTGTCGGGATGGCGTTCACCGACGAGTACGCGGGCAGCCACTGGCTCTCCTCGTTCGTGCTGTATCTTCTGACCCGAACCGATGCAGGTATCGCACCCTCGCCAGTGTAACCGTCGGACTGCTTTTGTCGGCGGGGCGTTTCCTCAGAGGTATGAACGCCGCCTCCCCCGTCGTCTATGACCTCGACGGGACACTCGTCCGCCTCCCCGTCGACTGGGGCGCTGCCGCCGCTGACGCCGCTGACGCGCTCCAGGAAGCCGGACTGGCGACCGAGGGCCACGACCTGTGGGGACTGCTGGAACTCGCGCGCGAGTCGGGCGAACTCGACACGTTCGAGTCGGCCGTCGGGCGCCACGAGCAGGCCGCGGCCCCGAAGTCGAACCGCCTCGCCACGGCGACGGAGCTCAAAGCGCGGGAGGGCCCAGTCGGCGTCTGCTCACTCAACTGCGAGGCGGCCTGTCGGGCCGCGTTGGAGCATCACGGACTGACCGAGCACGTCGACGCCGTCGTCGGCCGGGACACCGTGGCAACCCACAAACCGGACCCGGAACCGCTGCTTGCGGTGCTCGAAGCGATGGGCTGTGGGCCCCAAGACGCGGAGTTCGTCGGGGACTCAGAGCGCGACGAACTGACCGCAAAACGGGCAGGCGTGGCGTTCCGGTGGGTGACGTAGTCAGGTCGTCCCGTCGTCGTCTTGGGCTTCCTGCCTGCGCGCGTGGAGATACACACTGAGTCCGGTGAGAATCCAGACCACTGCGCCGACTCGAACCGCAAAGGAGACACGAGCGCCCCAGTCTGTGAGTGGCACCTGCGTCGAGAGCAGCGTCACCAGCGGCGCACCGACGACGATGGTGAGCACGAAGGTGCTCTGCATCACCCAGCCGAAATCAACCCCGTCGGGGTCGGTGGTGCCGACGTGTTCGGGCATCAGATGCGGTCGAGGAAGGAGTCGACGGCGCTGTTGAACGCCTCGGGCCGTTCGAGCATCGCGAGGTGGGCAGCGTCCTCGATGGTGCTGAGTTCACAGTCCGGCAAGGTGTCGGCCAGCGACTCGTGGTAGTGTGGCGGCGTGAGTTTGTCGTACTCGCCGACCAGCGCGAGCGCCGGAACGTCGATGCCGTCGAGCCGGCTGCGGGCGTCGAAGGCGTGGCAGGTCCGGAAATCCCGGCTGGTGACCGCTTGTCCCGTCTCCCGCATCGCTTGCTCGCTCACCTCGACGTAGTCGCCGTCAACATCGTGGAACAGCCGGTCGGGGCCGTGGAGGAACTCGATGGCCCGCTGGAAATCCGTCTTGAGCCAGACCAACAGGTCGTCGAGCACGGGCAGGCGTGCGCCCGTCCCCGCGAGAATCAGGCCGTCAAGGTCGATGTCACGATCCAGCGCGACGGTCATGGCGATCGCGCCGCCCAAGGAGTTCCCACAGAGTACCCGGTCGCCGGTCTCCTCGGCGACAGCGACCACGTCGTCGGCGTACGCCGAGAGTGCCTCGTAGCCAGACTCAGTGACGCAGGAGTCGCTCTCGCCGTGGTCACTGAGGTCAATCGTCGTCACCGGCGTCCGGTCGGCCAGCCGCGCCTGTGCCTTCCAAACCCCCGAACTCCCGCCGCTCCCGTGAATGCAGAGGACGCCAGGCCCCTCGTCAGTCCGTGCCGAGCGACGGTACGCGATTTCCCGGCTGTGGTGAGAAACCCGGTTCATACCGGCGACTCGCCGGGACCGGGCATAAATCCGCGGGACTGCGGTCCACAGCCTTCTCAACCGCCGAACCGCTACCCCACCTACATACGCCTGAGTGGTCGCAGTCATGCGGTTAATCGGCGACAACCTTATATACTTGTGGAGATTACTTGTGGTTAGCTAATGACGACTCACCAGCGCAGTATCAGTGAGAAGCAGTTCGGCCGCGTCTACGAGTACGACGATGCCTACGTCGTTGCGCTCGACCTGCGCGGCGTTGAGGGTGTAGTCACCGTCGACACCGTCGGCGAGACGGCCATCGTGGTCGTCGAGAACAACGAGGAGGTCGCCGAATCCGAGTTCGACCTCCCCGGCGAAGCCACGTCCACGAGTGTGAACAACGGGGTGCTGACCATCGAGGTGGCAAAATGAAGCTCACCATCAAGCCGCTGAAGCAGAAAGACGCGGGGCGTCGCCTCGCGGCGGTCGACCGCGTTGCCGCCGACGAGATGGATCTCACCGGTGGGGACTTCATCCGTATCGACGGGAAGCAGGGCACCGCAATCGCGCGGGTCTGGCCGGGCTACCCCGAAGACGACGGCACGGGCATCGTGCGCATCGATGGCCGGCTCCGCCAAGAGGCCAGCGTGGGCATCGACGACAGGGTCACGGTCGAACCCGCCGACGTGAACCCCGCCGAGCGGGTCGCGGTCGCGCTCCCCCAGCAGATGAACATCCGCGGCGACATCGGCGGCCTGCTCCGCAAGGAGCTCTCGGGCCAGCCCGTCACCGCCGGCCAGGACGTCCAGCTACCGCTGGGCTTTGGCTTCATGGGTGGCCAGGGCCAGGCAGTGCCCCTGAAAATCGCCGAGACCGCACCGAGCGGAACGGTGGTCATCACCGACAGCACCGAGGTCGAAATCAGCCAACAGCCCGCTGAACAGCTCCAGGACATGGGGCAGCCGGGCAGCCAGGGCGGTGCGAGCGAGATGCCTGACGTCGCCTACGAGGACATCGGTGGCCTCGACAGTGAACTCGAGCAGGTCCGGGAGATGATCGAGCTGCCGATGCGCCACCCCGAGCTGTTCGGCCGGCTGGGCATCGAACCGCCCAAGGGCGTGCTGCTGCACGGCCCGCCCGGCACTGGGAAGACGCTCATCGCGAAGGCCGTCGCCAACGAAATCGACGCCTCGTTCTACACCGTCTCGGGCCCCGAGATCATGAGCAAATACTACGGGGAGTCCGAAGAGCAGCTCCGTGACATCTTCGAGGAGGCCCAGGAGAACAGCCCCGCAATCATCTTCATGGACGAGCTCGACTCCATCGCGCCCAAGCGCGACGACGCTGGCGGCGACGTGGAACGCCGCGTCGTGGCCCAGTTGCTCAGCCTGATGGACGGGCTGGAAGAGCGCGGTGAAATCGTCGTCATCGGCGCCACCAACCGGGTGGACGCCATCGACCCCGCGCTGCGTCGTGGTGGCCGCTTCGACCGTGAAATCGAGGTCGGCGTGCCGGACACCAACGGCCGCGAGGAGATTCTGCAGGTCCACACGCGCAACATGCCGCTTGCCGACGACGTGGACATCGACGAGCTGGCCGAATCCACCCATGGGTTCGTTGGCGCCGACCTGGCGTCGCTGGCCAAGGAGTCTGCGATGATCGCACTCCGACGGTTCCGTCCGGAGCTCGACCTCGAGGCCGACGAAATCGACGCCGAAACGCTCGCACGGCTGGACGTCACCGCGAAGGACTTCCGCGAGGCGCTGCGAGGTATCGAGCCCAGCGCGCTGCGTGAGGTGTTCGTCGAAGTTCCCGATGTGAGCTGGGAGGATGTCGGTGGACTCGAGGGGACCAAAGAACGCCTGCGCGAGACCATCCAGTGGCCGCTGGACTACCCCGAGGTGTTCCGCCAGATGGACGTACAAAGCGCCAAGGGCGTGCTGCTCTACGGCCCGCCCGGCACCGGGAAGACGCTGCTGGCGAAGGCCGTCGCCAACGAGGCCGAGAGCAACTTCATCTCGGTGAAGGGGCCGGAACTGCTGGATAAGTACGTGGGCGAGTCCGAGAAGGGCGTCCGCGAGATCTTCAGCAAGGCCCGCGAGAACGCCCCGACGGTGGTGTTCTTCGACGAGATCGACGCCATCGCAACCGAACGTGGCCGCAACAGCGGTGACTCGGGTGTCAGCGAGCGGGTCGTCTCCCAGCTCCTAACCGAACTGGACGGGCTGGAGGAACTCGAGGACGTGGTGATCGTCGCGACGACGAACCGACCGGACCTCATCGATAGCGCGCTCATCCGCCCGGGCCGCCTGGACCGCCACGTCCACGTGCCCGTGCCCGACGAGGAGGCGCGCCGCGCCATCCTCCGGGTCCACACCCAGCACAAGCCGCTGTCCGACGACGTGGACCTTGACGAAATCGCCAGCCGGACGGAGGGGTACGTCGGCGCCGACCTGGAGGCGCTGGCTCGCGAAGCCTCGATGAACGCGACTCGGGAGTTCATCAACACGGTGGCGCCGGAGGACGCCGACGAGAGTGTCGGCAACGTCCGCGTCACGATGAAGCACTTCGAGGCCGCACTCGGCGAGGTTGCTCCCTCGGTCACCGACGAGACCCGTGAGCAGTACGCCGAAATCGAGAAACGCTTCAGGCGCAGCGACGTGGAGCGCGACCAGACGGGCGAAGACGGCGTGGCCCGAACGTTCCAGTAGGACGGCTCGCGACCCGCGGTTTTTTGATTGGTCCTACTCGGTAGCCGACGGCTCTGCCAGGCGGTACGCCACATTCGTCAGTTCTTCGGACACTGCCCAGAGCCGTTGGGCAGCATCCGCATCCTGTGCCTGTGCTGCGGGCTCCCGCACCTCGGGCGCGCCGCGCATGTTGAACAGGCCACCAGGGCCGACGTACTCGCCGCCATCGATAGCCTCTGCGGTCGCTGCGTAGAGCAACGGGAGGGCTCCCTGTCTCGCCGACTGACCGACCACAGCGTTGGCGGCTTGCATCGCCAGCAAGCGGAGTCGCGAGCCAGCCATCTCCGGGCCGCGGCGCTGGAGGTTCGTGTCGGCGTAGCCGGGGTGACAGACCACGCTGGTGACGCTTTCGCCCGCAGCCCTGAGCCGGCGGTCGAGTTCGAAGCCGAACAGCGCATTCGCCAGCTTGCTCTGGGCGTAGGCCTCCCACTTGTCGTAGCTCTGCTCGTGTTGAAGGTCGTCAAAATCCATCTGGCCGCGTTCGTGCATCGCGCTGCTGTGGGTGACGACACGGGTCTCGCCGGGCGTCTCCTGCAGGGAGTCGAGGAGGAGCCCCGTGAGCGCGAAGTGGCCGAGGTGGTTCACGCCGAACTGGAGTTCGAAGCCGTCCTCCGTCGTTCGATATGGGGTCGCCATCACGCCAGCGTTGTTACAGAGAATGTGAAGGTCGTCGAACTCCCGTTCGTACGCCGCGGCGAAGCTGCGAACCGACCCCAGGTCGCCCAGGTCCAACTCCATTACGGTGAGCGAGCCGTCGGCCTCGGGAACGCTGATTTCTTCGGCAGCCTCGCGGGCACGGTCGACGCTCCGGCAGGCCATCACCACGTCGGCGCCGCGGTGGACGAACGCCTCTGTGGCTGCGTAGCCGAGGCCGCTGTTAGCGCCCGTGACGGCGACGGTGCGGCCTGACTGATCGGGTATGTCCGTGAGGCTCCAGTTGGTCACACAGGAGGATTCGTCGCCGCGTCCCTAATGGTTCCGTCAAGCGAACCGACGCTCTCGTCACGTCCCAGCACTTTACAAGGGGACCCGCGACGACGTCCAGGGGTTCGTCGACCTCCGGGACGCGCTCCGGGCCCACGTCGAGGGCGGCACGCTCGCTGACGCGATGACCGAGGCCGTCTTCGTGCCCGCTGTCGAGCCCGTCGACACGCTGCTCACGGAGATGCAACGGGATGGCCACCGGATGGCGATGGCCGTCGACGAGTTCGGCACCGTCGTCGGCGTCGTCACGCTTGAGGACGTCGTCGAGGAGGTGGTCGGCGAGATCTATGAGTACCACGAGAGTGAGCCGATCAGTGTCATCACCGCCGATACCGCCGAGGTCGACGGCTGGACGACGATCGATCACGTCAACGAGACGCTCGCGCTGGAGCTCCCGACCGACGGCCCGTTCGAGACGGTTGCCGGGCTCGTCGCTCACCACGTCGACCAGCTCGGGGAGGAGGGCGAGCGCGTCGCACTCGACGGCGTCATCCTCACCGTGCTGGAGGCCACGGAGCGCGGGGTGAAGCGCGTCCGGCTCGAGTGGGGGGCAGATGAGGATGGACGCATGACTGGCGACGAGGACGGGGCCGGCAGCGGCAGCCCGGAGGCCGGAGAGGAGACCGAACGCAGGTGACCGGCTCCCTCGTTTGCCCCGCGACCACTCGAACTATGACACCCGGTCGAGAACGACGTGACGAATGAGTTCGATTCGCACAGAGGAGCTCCGGAAGCGCTACGGTGACGTGACCGCCCTCGATGGGCTCTCGCTGACCGTCGAGTTGGGTGAGCTCTACGGCCTCCTGGGCCCGAACGGCGCCGGCAAGACGACGACGATGGAGCTACTCACGGGCCAGACCGTTCCCGATGCCGGCGAGGCCGCAGTGCTGGGTGTCGACCCCGCCGCTGACCCCGTGGGCGTGCGCGAACTCGTCGGTATCCTGCCGGAGAAGGAGTCACCGCCGAGTTTCCTCACGCCGCGAGAGTATCTCCAGTTCGTCGGCTCGATTCGGGGACTCCCAGACACCACGGTGGACGAGCGGACCAAGGAGTGGGCCGACCGACTGGGCTTTGGAGCCAAACTGGATACACTCTCGACGGACCTCTCGCGGGGACAACAGCAGAAAGTGATGTTCGCCGGGGCGTTCCTCCACGAGCCCGACCTCGTGTTCATCGACGAGCCGCTGGCGAATCTGGACCCGATCGTCCAGGAGCGAGTGAAACGCTTCCTCGTGGAGTACCGCGAGGCTGGCAACACCGTCGTCATCTCCACCCACAACGTGGAGGTGGCTGCGGAACTCTGCTCGACAGTGGGCATCGTGAGTGCCGGCCAGTTGGTCGCCGAGGTAGTGCCGAGCGAACTGGGTTCGGACGAGACGCTGCTCGACGCGTTCATGCGGCACGTCGAGACGGCGGGTGGGGAGTACGATGGTTGATTCGGCGGCGCAACCGGACGCTGGCCACCGTGCCAAGCGGCTGTTCGTCGAGATGCTGCGCGAGGAGTGGCGGCTCCACCGCGAACTGTTGGGTGGGAGCCGGTTCGGCCTCTTCCCGCTGGTCGTCGCCGGGCTGGTCGCCGGCGCCGTGGAGCTACTGGCCTTCGTGGGAATCGGGGCCGATTCCGTCGTCACGGGGCTCCACGGGCTCGCGCTGGTGTTCGGTATCCACACCGGCTCCATCGGCTTCGTGGGCCGGGACGCGCTCCAGGACCTTCTGGGCGACGTGACCCTGCTGGTGTTCTCTGGGCGGACGCTGCCGCTCTCCCAACGAGCGCTCCTGGCGACGTTCGTGGTGAAGGACGTGGTCTACTACGCGCTGCTGTTCCTGCTCCCGATGGCGGCTGGGCTGCTCCCGGCGGCACTGCTCCGAGGAGCGGTCGGCATCTCGGCCGTCCCGCTGCTCTGGGCGACGCTGACCGCGACGTTCGTGCTCGGTGTCGGCATCACGCTCGCGGGCGTGGGCCTCGCTGGCCGCGGGAAGGCCGGGCTCGCTGCACTGGCGGGTTTCGGCGTCGCTGGTGCGGCGGCGTGGCTGGCCGGCCTCCCAGTCGTCGCGTACACGCCCTACGGCGTTTTCGGGGCGCCGACGCTCCCGCACGTCGTGGGCGCACTCACACTCGTTGGCGGCGTCTTCCTGCTCGGTGGGCTCCTGTTCGAGCCCCAGTCCCAGCGAACGACCAGAACGGAGAAGCCGCTGTTCCGTCGCCTGCACGCCCGAGTTAGTGATGCCGTCGCCGTGAAGACGTTGCTCGACGTCCACCGGAGCGACGGCGGGCTCTGGAAACTGCTGTTCTCGGGTGGCATCCTCTATGCTGTAACGGTGGCACTGGTCAGTCTTGCTGGGCGTATCACGGGCGTGGAACCGGCTGTCGGGGTCTCTTTCGGCACGGTTCTGGGGCTGACGGGCTTTACCACCTACAACTGGCTCACGCAGGCCGACGGCGTCGAGAGCTATCTTGCCCACCCCATCGACACTGGGGGCGTCCTCCGGGGGAAGCTCCGAGCGTTTCTGCTGCTCGGTCCCCTTGTGGGGCTGGCGTTCTACGCGCTCGCGCTCGCCCGCCACGGCGCCGGCCTGCTCGACGCGTTGACTGGGGCGCTGTTACTCGTCGGCGTCGCCTGCTACATCTTCGGCGTCACCGTCTATCTGGCGGGGCTCTCGCCCAACGAGTTCCTCTTCGATACCGGGCTGTTCCTGGGGTTCGGCGCGGCGATGGCGCTGCCGCTGGTCCCGGTGCTGGTGATTGGGTTTGCCCTCTCCCCGGTTCCAGTGTCGCTGCTGGCGGGCCTGAGCGCGTTCGGAGCCGTGTTGGGGCTGGTGGGGTTCGGGCTGTACCGACGCTCGATCCCGAAGTGGACGAGACACCACCGCGGAGGGTGAGCGCGGTCGTTGTGGGGAGTCGCGGTCGCTGACCCCGTACTGTTCCCAGTCAGCGATCCAGTGACACGGGTCCTCCGCGACCACCTACAGAAAACTACACTCCCCCAACAAACACCGTCGGACACCCAGTCGCGTTACGGGTGCGCGAAGTAGGCGACCGACTCACCGTCTTCCTGTTGCTCGTCTACCCGGACGAAGCCGACGCGTTCGAACTGGAGCATCTCGTCAGCGTCGTAAGCGGCGTAGCCGGGTTCAGCGACCCCGGTCACGTCACCGTCAATCGTTCGCAGCCGAAGATCGACCCCGCCGCTCGCGGGCACCCAGTGAATCACGTCCACGTCGCCGCTGCGGACGACATCAAGGTCGTCGTCGGTGAACTCGAGGCCCGCCTCCGTGTGGCGGACCGGCCCGAACCCCTTGAGCCAGACGCGCTCGCCCGCTGCGGGGAGGTCATCCCCCTCGACGAGCACCGACTCACCGACGGGGATATCTCGGGTGCCGCGGTCTTCGTGGTCGGGGTGCAGCGGCGGGTTCGCGACTGCGGGTCCGCCGATAATCTCGCGCTCGACGCCGTCCCGGACGAAGAAGCGTCGGTCGGCGCCGTCGTCGATAAGCTCGCGGTTGTTGGAGTAGACCGTCGACATCGCCAGGTCCACGTCCGAGGTTGAGAGACCGAGTTGGAGCATCGCGTCGACGAGCGCCTGCCCGCGGATTCCTCGTCGACGAACCGAGGCAATGGTGGGGGCGCGTGGGTCGTCCCAGCCGTCGAGGTCGCCGTTCTCGATGCGTTCGATGATGGTCGAGGTGCTCATCTTCACGTCGTAGGCGTCGATCTGGACGTGGCCCCAGTGGAGCACTTCGGGGTACTCCCAGCCGAAGTAGTCATAGACGAAGCGCTGGCGCTTGGCCGAGTCCTGCAGGTCGATGCCCCGGATGATGTGGGTGACGCCCGTGAGGTGGTCGTCGACACCCGACTGGAAGTCGAGCATGGGCCAGCAGCGGTACTCAGCAGCCTCCTCACGCGGGTGCGGGGTGTCGACCATCCGGAACCCGACCCAGTCACGCAGCGCGGGGTTCTTGTGCTCGATGTCAGTTTTGACCCGGAGCACCATCTCGCCGGACTGGTACGTGCCGGCGACCGTGTCGTCGAACTCCGCGTGGACCGTCTCCTGGTCTTTGTCGCGATGCGGGCAGGCTTGGGCGTTGTTCTTCAGTTCCGAAAATTCTTCGCCGGAACAGGAGCAGGTGTAGGCGCCGCCCTCGTCGATGAGTTTGCGTGCGTACTCGTAGTAGGTCTCGACCCGGTCAGACGCTTTGAGCACCTCGTCGGGGGTGAAGCCGAGATAGTCGATATCGTCGAGAATGCGGTCGTAGGCCT is a window of halophilic archaeon DL31 DNA encoding:
- a CDS encoding alpha/beta hydrolase fold containing protein (PFAM: Alpha/beta hydrolase fold-1~KEGG: hvo:HVO_2702 putative hydrolase) yields the protein MNRVSHHSREIAYRRSARTDEGPGVLCIHGSGGSSGVWKAQARLADRTPVTTIDLSDHGESDSCVTESGYEALSAYADDVVAVAEETGDRVLCGNSLGGAIAMTVALDRDIDLDGLILAGTGARLPVLDDLLVWLKTDFQRAIEFLHGPDRLFHDVDGDYVEVSEQAMRETGQAVTSRDFRTCHAFDARSRLDGIDVPALALVGEYDKLTPPHYHESLADTLPDCELSTIEDAAHLAMLERPEAFNSAVDSFLDRI
- a CDS encoding AAA family ATPase, CDC48 subfamily (SMART: ATPase, AAA+ type, core~TIGRFAM: ATPase, AAA-type, CDC48~KEGG: hla:Hlac_2377 AAA family ATPase, CDC48 subfamily~PFAM: ATPase, AAA-type, core; Cell division protein 48, CDC48, domain 2; ATPase, AAA-type, VAT, N-terminal); protein product: MKLTIKPLKQKDAGRRLAAVDRVAADEMDLTGGDFIRIDGKQGTAIARVWPGYPEDDGTGIVRIDGRLRQEASVGIDDRVTVEPADVNPAERVAVALPQQMNIRGDIGGLLRKELSGQPVTAGQDVQLPLGFGFMGGQGQAVPLKIAETAPSGTVVITDSTEVEISQQPAEQLQDMGQPGSQGGASEMPDVAYEDIGGLDSELEQVREMIELPMRHPELFGRLGIEPPKGVLLHGPPGTGKTLIAKAVANEIDASFYTVSGPEIMSKYYGESEEQLRDIFEEAQENSPAIIFMDELDSIAPKRDDAGGDVERRVVAQLLSLMDGLEERGEIVVIGATNRVDAIDPALRRGGRFDREIEVGVPDTNGREEILQVHTRNMPLADDVDIDELAESTHGFVGADLASLAKESAMIALRRFRPELDLEADEIDAETLARLDVTAKDFREALRGIEPSALREVFVEVPDVSWEDVGGLEGTKERLRETIQWPLDYPEVFRQMDVQSAKGVLLYGPPGTGKTLLAKAVANEAESNFISVKGPELLDKYVGESEKGVREIFSKARENAPTVVFFDEIDAIATERGRNSGDSGVSERVVSQLLTELDGLEELEDVVIVATTNRPDLIDSALIRPGRLDRHVHVPVPDEEARRAILRVHTQHKPLSDDVDLDEIASRTEGYVGADLEALAREASMNATREFINTVAPEDADESVGNVRVTMKHFEAALGEVAPSVTDETREQYAEIEKRFRRSDVERDQTGEDGVARTFQ
- a CDS encoding Butyryl-CoA dehydrogenase (KEGG: hvo:HVO_2716 acyl-CoA dehydrogenase~PFAM: Acyl-CoA oxidase/dehydrogenase, type 1; Acyl-CoA dehydrogenase, N-terminal; Acyl-CoA oxidase/dehydrogenase, central region), which translates into the protein MELRTDSALTAEQRAIRDVVHEFALEELRPAAQEADAEESFPEDAWDRLAELDITGLTVPEEYGGFDADSGTYAVVNEAVAYGHLAVATALSVHCLATSCIAEFGSDEVKDEWLPEMVDGRPVGAFCLSEPGAGSNPAQMTTTAEKTEDGYRLSGEKQWITNGQRAGVYIVFAKTDPEDRGSITQFLVPADYDGVEVGKKEHKLGLRASDTTGMTFDGVEIPEKYRLTPEGEGLSAAFRILTGGRLGIASQALGVAQAALDEAVDYAGNREQFGKPIGEIQTIRHKIADMATQVQASRLLCREAARMADNGEDPRTIASMAKYFASEAAMDVTNEAVQIHGGYGYMSEFDVERFYRDAKITTIYEGTSEIQKTIIARDLLD
- a CDS encoding hypothetical protein (KEGG: hbo:Hbor_02180 hypothetical protein) encodes the protein MELLDPVDQETALAGRADWFTEDTWRRLAEHPLESVDTEYPHHSGAVDGPDDTVHPKADHPVFYGCYDWHSAVHSHWSLIRQLRLADDHPEEAAIVESIDDRLTPENVAGERTYFEENPGFEQPYGWAWLLRLAAELQLWDDPRADRWSDALAPLETCIVDLVGSELLTQERPFRVGTHGNSAFALSGVLDYACVVGNEALADAATATAWRFYEQDEDAPVAYEPLGWDFLSPTLAEATLMRRVLTPAEFTDWTDGFLPTAGELRMSGFLDPVDVADDEDGVALHLVGLNVAKSWAFAGLDEALDDERAPLFREAAAVHLQPGVGMAFTDEYAGSHWLSSFVLYLLTRTDAGIAPSPV
- a CDS encoding short-chain dehydrogenase/reductase SDR (PFAM: Short-chain dehydrogenase/reductase SDR~KEGG: hsl:OE1719R oxidoreductase), yielding MTNWSLTDIPDQSGRTVAVTGANSGLGYAATEAFVHRGADVVMACRSVDRAREAAEEISVPEADGSLTVMELDLGDLGSVRSFAAAYEREFDDLHILCNNAGVMATPYRTTEDGFELQFGVNHLGHFALTGLLLDSLQETPGETRVVTHSSAMHERGQMDFDDLQHEQSYDKWEAYAQSKLANALFGFELDRRLRAAGESVTSVVCHPGYADTNLQRRGPEMAGSRLRLLAMQAANAVVGQSARQGALPLLYAATAEAIDGGEYVGPGGLFNMRGAPEVREPAAQAQDADAAQRLWAVSEELTNVAYRLAEPSATE
- a CDS encoding HAD-superfamily hydrolase, subfamily IA, variant 3 (KEGG: hbo:Hbor_11780 phosphatase~TIGRFAM: HAD-superfamily hydrolase, subfamily IA, variant 3; HAD-superfamily hydrolase, subfamily IA, variant 1~PFAM: Haloacid dehalogenase-like hydrolase), with product MNAASPVVYDLDGTLVRLPVDWGAAAADAADALQEAGLATEGHDLWGLLELARESGELDTFESAVGRHEQAAAPKSNRLATATELKAREGPVGVCSLNCEAACRAALEHHGLTEHVDAVVGRDTVATHKPDPEPLLAVLEAMGCGPQDAEFVGDSERDELTAKRAGVAFRWVT
- a CDS encoding hypothetical protein (KEGG: hla:Hlac_2378 hypothetical protein), which translates into the protein MTTHQRSISEKQFGRVYEYDDAYVVALDLRGVEGVVTVDTVGETAIVVVENNEEVAESEFDLPGEATSTSVNNGVLTIEVAK
- a CDS encoding peptidoglycan binding protein (KEGG: hwa:HQ2714A peptidoglycan binding protein); the encoded protein is MPEHVGTTDPDGVDFGWVMQSTFVLTIVVGAPLVTLLSTQVPLTDWGARVSFAVRVGAVVWILTGLSVYLHARRQEAQDDDGTT
- a CDS encoding ABC transporter related protein (KEGG: hma:pNG7050 ABC transporter ATP-binding protein~PFAM: ABC transporter-like~SMART: ATPase, AAA+ type, core); protein product: MSSIRTEELRKRYGDVTALDGLSLTVELGELYGLLGPNGAGKTTTMELLTGQTVPDAGEAAVLGVDPAADPVGVRELVGILPEKESPPSFLTPREYLQFVGSIRGLPDTTVDERTKEWADRLGFGAKLDTLSTDLSRGQQQKVMFAGAFLHEPDLVFIDEPLANLDPIVQERVKRFLVEYREAGNTVVISTHNVEVAAELCSTVGIVSAGQLVAEVVPSELGSDETLLDAFMRHVETAGGEYDG